The following DNA comes from Candidatus Eisenbacteria bacterium.
GCGGCGTCGTCCTTCAGATCCACTTCTTCTTCGTGCCGTCGAACCATTCGCTTCTGTTTCCCCCTGTTTCTATGAAATTCGGCCTGGAACGGCCGTTGGTGCCTTCGCTACGCGCCCGCGGCTGCGGGCTCGATCCGGGTGAGCCGGTCCACGACCTCGGCGATCACCTCGTCGGGAGTCGAAGCGCCGGCCGAGACGCCGATGCGCGACATGCCCTGGAACCATCCTTCTTCGATCTCTTCGGCCGACTCCACCTGGAACACGTGAGGGTTCACCCGGCGGCAGACCTCGGAGAGCTGCGCGGTGTTCGCGCTCTGCCGCCCGCCCACGATGACCATGGCCTCGACCGAGGGAGCCAGCTCGACCGCGGTCTTCTGCATGGAGGTCGTCGCGCCGCAGAGCGTGTTGAAGACGCGCACCTCCTTGCCGCGCTTCAGGAGCGCGCCCACGATCTCCTGGACGTGCCCGATCGCGTGGGTCGTCTGGAACACGACCCCCATCCTCGGGATGAACTTCAGGGCCTCGGCTTCGGCCACGGTGTCGACGACGATCGCCTTTCCCGCGGTGTGCGCCAGGACGCCGATCACCTCGGGGTGGTTCCGGTCGCCGATCATGACGACCTTGTAGTTCTCGTCGACCA
Coding sequences within:
- the ispH gene encoding 4-hydroxy-3-methylbut-2-enyl diphosphate reductase, producing MIVADNAGFCFGVKRAIKMANEAIDQNPSVKALGPLIHNPQVVNSFHRRGLEVVADLEEVSDDDSTVIIRSHGVGPEVKDRAITRGLRVVDTTCPFVTKAQQYAAKLVDENYKVVMIGDRNHPEVIGVLAHTAGKAIVVDTVAEAEALKFIPRMGVVFQTTHAIGHVQEIVGALLKRGKEVRVFNTLCGATTSMQKTAVELAPSVEAMVIVGGRQSANTAQLSEVCRRVNPHVFQVESAEEIEEGWFQGMSRIGVSAGASTPDEVIAEVVDRLTRIEPAAAGA